A single window of Kitasatospora sp. HUAS MG31 DNA harbors:
- the leuE gene encoding leucine efflux protein LeuE has product MLGVHDLATYIVGALLIVLLPGPNSLYVLSVAARQGIRTGYQAAAGVFVGDLTLISLTSLGAASLLKANPAVFAVVKFGGAAYLLWIGFGMLRAARQLWRERNAVAAAAAASAEAGAGPVGEAGVASTGERPFRRALLISLLNPKAILFLLSFFTQFADPTYGAPVLSFGLLGGILQTFSVLYLSLLIFAGTTLAAAFRRRKHLSAGLTGGVAALFAGFAAKLAVTSV; this is encoded by the coding sequence GTGCTCGGAGTCCACGACCTGGCGACCTACATCGTCGGCGCCCTCCTGATCGTCCTGCTGCCCGGCCCGAACTCGCTCTACGTCCTCTCGGTGGCCGCCCGCCAGGGCATCCGGACCGGCTACCAGGCCGCCGCGGGCGTCTTCGTCGGCGACCTCACGCTGATCAGCCTCACCTCGCTCGGCGCGGCCTCGCTGCTGAAGGCCAACCCGGCGGTGTTCGCGGTGGTGAAGTTCGGCGGCGCCGCGTACCTGCTCTGGATCGGCTTCGGCATGCTGCGTGCCGCCCGGCAGTTGTGGCGGGAGCGGAACGCGGTGGCTGCGGCTGCGGCTGCCTCCGCCGAGGCGGGGGCCGGTCCGGTCGGCGAGGCGGGCGTCGCGTCGACGGGGGAGCGGCCGTTCCGGCGGGCGCTGCTGATCAGCCTGCTCAACCCGAAGGCCATCCTCTTCCTGCTGTCCTTCTTCACCCAGTTCGCCGACCCCACCTACGGCGCCCCGGTCCTCTCCTTCGGCCTGCTCGGCGGCATCCTGCAGACCTTCAGCGTGCTCTACCTCTCCCTGCTGATCTTCGCGGGCACCACGCTGGCCGCCGCCTTCCGCCGCCGCAAGCACCTCTCCGCCGGGCTCACCGGTGGCGTCGCCGCCCTCTTCGCCGGCTTCGCCGCCAAGCTCGCCGTCACCTCCGTCTGA
- a CDS encoding helix-turn-helix domain-containing protein produces MTVPVATLRPALLTPEEAARVLRIGRSKLYQLLADQELTSIKIGRSRRVRPADIDAYIERQAVQAN; encoded by the coding sequence GTGACCGTGCCCGTCGCCACGCTCCGCCCGGCTCTCCTGACACCCGAGGAGGCCGCGCGCGTGCTCCGAATCGGCCGCTCGAAGCTCTACCAGCTCCTGGCTGACCAAGAGTTGACCTCCATCAAGATCGGACGCTCCCGCCGCGTCCGGCCGGCGGACATCGACGCGTACATCGAGCGTCAGGCCGTCCAAGCCAACTGA
- a CDS encoding tyrosine-type recombinase/integrase, protein MESTVYLGADGWWHGRVTMGVKADGSPDRRHRRAKTETEVRRKVKALERARDAGRVTKAGKIPTVEKWMTTYLDTIASQRLKPRSLDDYWSKTRNHIIPGLGQHRLDRLRPEHLDAFYVQLRTEGRAASHVLKVHRILSRALKIALRREMVARNVATLVDPPSLEEVDANPFTQEEARRFLLAAMKRPTALRWAIGVGLGLRQGEALGLRWRFIDEEAESLDTSWQLQRLTWRHGCADPHGCGTRLHRGPCEPGCTRHRTYKRGCPKPCLPDCTRHASACPERHGGGLVFTRPKTKGSRRTAPLLPPLKPALREHRAQQEATKAAAGETWQEYDLVFCRPDGRPIDPHDDWEEFKALLGEAGIEDRRQHDGSRHSAGTILNELGVDPFTIMEILGHSQISMTRRYVKTTTPTTREAARRMGNALFPQQAGTETPTETTNTRAARARRRRRMA, encoded by the coding sequence ATGGAATCGACCGTCTATCTCGGTGCGGACGGCTGGTGGCACGGCCGCGTCACCATGGGCGTGAAGGCTGACGGCAGCCCCGACCGGCGACACCGCAGGGCCAAGACCGAGACGGAGGTCCGGCGGAAGGTGAAGGCGCTGGAGCGCGCACGAGACGCGGGCCGGGTCACCAAGGCGGGGAAGATCCCGACGGTCGAGAAGTGGATGACCACCTACCTCGACACCATCGCGTCCCAGCGACTCAAGCCCCGCAGCCTGGACGACTACTGGTCGAAGACTCGCAACCACATCATCCCCGGCCTCGGCCAGCACCGGCTGGACCGGCTCCGGCCCGAGCACTTGGACGCCTTCTACGTGCAGCTCCGCACCGAGGGCCGAGCCGCGTCCCACGTGCTGAAAGTGCACCGGATCCTCTCCCGGGCGCTGAAGATCGCCCTGCGCCGAGAGATGGTCGCCCGGAACGTGGCAACCCTGGTAGACCCGCCGTCGCTGGAGGAGGTGGACGCCAACCCCTTCACTCAGGAGGAGGCCCGTCGCTTCCTGCTGGCCGCGATGAAGCGCCCGACCGCCCTGCGGTGGGCAATCGGCGTCGGGCTGGGGCTTCGCCAGGGGGAAGCCCTCGGCCTGCGGTGGAGGTTCATCGACGAGGAAGCCGAGTCCCTGGACACCTCCTGGCAGCTCCAGCGGCTGACGTGGCGGCACGGCTGCGCCGATCCCCACGGGTGCGGAACACGTCTCCACCGCGGCCCGTGCGAGCCCGGGTGTACCAGGCACCGGACCTACAAGCGCGGGTGCCCGAAGCCGTGCCTGCCGGACTGCACCCGGCATGCCAGCGCCTGCCCCGAGCGGCACGGCGGCGGCCTGGTGTTCACGCGGCCGAAGACCAAGGGCAGCCGCCGGACGGCTCCCCTCCTTCCGCCGCTGAAGCCCGCGCTCCGCGAGCACCGTGCTCAGCAGGAGGCCACCAAGGCTGCCGCGGGCGAGACGTGGCAGGAGTACGACCTCGTGTTCTGCCGCCCCGACGGCCGGCCGATCGACCCGCACGACGACTGGGAGGAGTTCAAGGCACTGCTAGGCGAGGCGGGGATCGAGGACCGGCGGCAGCACGACGGGAGCCGCCACTCCGCAGGCACAATCCTGAACGAGCTGGGCGTGGACCCCTTCACCATCATGGAGATTCTCGGCCACTCGCAGATCAGCATGACCCGGCGGTACGTCAAGACCACTACCCCGACCACCCGCGAAGCGGCCCGGCGGATGGGCAACGCGCTCTTCCCGCAGCAGGCCGGAACTGAGACCCCAACTGAGACCACGAACACCCGGGCGGCCCGAGCGCGCCGCCGTCGGCGCATGGCGTAG